Below is a genomic region from Argopecten irradians isolate NY chromosome 14, Ai_NY, whole genome shotgun sequence.
TATAGCCTAAATTCATTTGTTCCTACCTGTAATTAGCCTGTGCTAATTTGCTGAACACGACACAGGTGCGACACTTCCTTGTAAATTCAGCTTGATATCAATCTCCACTGAGACTACAGTTCTTTCATTGCTGATTTAAACCTAACTTACCACAATAGTATACTGTTGTGCAATCCTGTCTCTGTCAAAACACTGCTTTCCTATACCGTAAACTGATAACAGTTTTGGTCTGTTGACATCACCTGTAATGGTCGCTACTTCCGGGGACATGCGCAGTGACGCGCTAATATATAGGTAAGATTAAAGGGCTAACGTGTACCTATACGGGGAGATATGCTGTGCACGTCTAGACTTGTCATGTAACCACATAGATATTATCCCCACAacacctttccgaaacggcttttgaaTTTTATAGCAGAGTCGAAAAAGTTATTGGCATACATTTAAGTACCATGCACCTAATAACTACACTTACCAATTAAATTCGTTACGGGAGATCTCGGACCATACCGAACTCGGACTATTGCGAACTCGGACCAATACAGACTCGGCCTATTACGAACTCGGCCTACTATAGACGATACTGACATGTTCATTTCATTTCGTATGCATAAAACACAGCCAAAGTAGTCTAGCGTTacatgtaacttacatgtactatatCGTTACAAACCAATAAAAATTACCTACACAATTTAAAACATCACCCTGTTTGGCTATTTAAAATGTCGGAGAtgcaattatttcatattaaaggcccactacctttccggtgcaaaatttaaaggtttcttgaaaacatcattaacataagaacatacatatcgatggcataagatgaggtaacaacaccaaacatatgcaaaattttCTGCGTAAGTtatgataactgtggagattcatttcgctgttttgccgtctgccgcagtgatattcaactaccggacggtatttaggacgatggcgggaaacataagacgacccgcgttatgaaaattaacattttatttattttaattatattgttcagaagctaatgataagtgtagtattaacagtaagttaataacttttgcgactcttcAAAAtcatcgatcttgttttacattcccattttaaaaatgaaaagccgtttcagaaaagtagtgggcctttaacattCTTTGTAATAAGTCATTAGTATATTTTGCCTTTTAACCGTTAATTTAGATTACTGTATTTGGCATTTAAACTGTAGAAAATCCcgtaaattcattgttttacttttaaaaattaattgattaactattgataaaaaataacgTTTGTTGTAACACAATTTTCCACGCATTCAAATCGAAATATTGAAACATTATAACATAGGCCTATATTATAAAAACACAAAGAGTGCTTTTATTTATGGCAGCGTATTAGGACCACTGTCTTACTGGTACTATTTGCGaatgcgcttatatatttcccacgacagtaaaaaggagtgcacactcattcggtttaatgaatgaatcttcctccgcatcaaagatACGTCTCGCTTCGGccaaaaccaagtaaataactggcaaATTTCtgcgttttgaatgtcataatagttgcaggataaacagaatacacggatAGTATCTTACAATGCAAGGTTtatttggtgctcgacacggaaagcgaTCGAGATGACTCGTCATCTTgactttcctaagtctcgcactaaaataaaccttgtattgtaggatactaaccatgtattctctatatatacattgtatatatattgattgtgaGGTATGAGTCTAAGTTATAGGATGGGTATTTTTTACGATGGCCCATACATGTACCAGCCGGCATTCTACTCACAATTTGTATTGtgcaaaatgtacatgtacagtttgCTTTTCTGACATTCTACACTCCAAAGTTacatgtgtagaatgtacatgtacaaaatgccAATTTGTTaatgtgtaaaatgtacatgtaaaaaagCCAGTTTGCTCTTGACAGTCTACACTTCAAAGTAAAATGTGTAGAATGCACATGTACAAAATCCCAGTTTTGTACAATTTGCCATTTTACTCGGGAATTCTACACAGTGATTCTACAAACTTCAACAGAAAAAAGATATAATGAACATTACAGACATATCGTATAGGTGACACAAAACCGAAACGTTATACGCCATTGGATTAAGATTTTTACCACGCCAAATTATACAACAAAAGACACGTAGAATTGAAACAATACGATTCAagatatgtatatgtctaaGAAAGGTGtctacatgaaatatatataacataaaaatttgACCCATCCCCAGAGGTCTTCTATGTTACTTAAAATCAAACCATGAATCTCAgagaatatttataataaatactgACGTCAATTTAACAAATTTGACAGTCCTTGCACATCCTTACGTGGTGTTATTGTATTAAAATCCCGAAATGTTAGATTATCTTATACTATACACAAGTAAATGGAATCCGACTTTAATAAATTTGTAAATGAATAAAGTTAAAAAAGAATCTTGTCTATCATATATGATATCCagtcatatatttattatgtatttcCATAATTTCCTCTGCATGTTTCGCGCTGCTGTCAGTACACTTGACACCACTTCATTGATTAATTATACCTAACAGGTGGTAATCGATTACCTGCCGTGTATCCATATTTCGGTGACAACACAGAGGGGCTCGTACGCAGAACTGTCGAACACTTACGTAAAactctttaaaataaataaacgcAGAGGGAGCCCTCATAAACATTCCACCCCAAATTACCCGTTATACTTACAACAGCGTGAAATAAATTGAAGATGTCATTTGATGATTTTCCCACCTGTGTCTTAAGCTGCTTTTCAAAACGTGATCATATAATCATTATGCTAAATTTCGGATAATAAATAAGCAGACATTATAAAAGAATGCTGAACGTTCATCTGGAATCATTATCAAAATGGGATCCGAACGCTGCATAGAGTGCTCACGGAAAGTTACGCCAAGACAACATGGGCTTCAATGCGACACATGTGACTTATGGCAGCACAGAATATGCAATACAGGTacgtaaatatttaaatgatgttTCGCCggtgacaaatggtattttatctctatcaaaaacaggagcaggccaattagtatttttctgcagttgcaaaagttacttacttcacaccattaccaccattgaaaaagtttgagcttctaattttacttcaagatacactgtaaaaatataaaaaataataataataaattgcatcacCAAAAAACTTTTATCCTGGTTTAAAAATCATCTAATGGACAGGAAACTTCAAACTGGTTTTACTTGAATGTGGTCGATTTGATGAAATAAGACGAAGCTACTTTCACTCATTAGATTTCAATGTTACTTTCAATCTTTATCTACAACtgataataaatcaatattCTTAGCCGTACAGCACTTCAAACGGGCAGATTTGCTTCCgttgaaaaataatatgttaGATATTACACCCCACAAATTCCATTCGAGTTTaaactttttatatattaaCTATCAGTATCTATTATCAAACGTTAATGCGAGTAAATGAGTAAGAATGGTGTTATCGTGCTCCAAAGTTATCATTTGCTGTTAATATACATTTTCGGCGGCGGAGTATCTTTAACTGAGTAGCTATCTGATATGTTAGTTCTATTAAAGAAGTATACTTGCAAGagaatttgatttgatttattgCAAAATATATAAGGTATTaagttgtatttatttatttttttataaattatttttatggttatgtacggtggctgggagcggacatgaaataaataaaattattgcgtgggaacgaaatactattgcgttcgaacgaaatattattgcgtgggaacgaaatactattgcgtgggaacgaaatactattgcgtgggaacaTCCAGCTCAACTCTACCTTTACCATCTCATCAGCAGCCGATGATGACACATCTGGTCTTATCACAGATAAGACATTTGATGCCAACAAGGAAATAAATCTTACAGCTAGCTTTGATGTTTCACGGCAAACAAATGATGACCCGTCGGAGGTTATCGAAAGGTGCACTTCATCTATGATTTACTATTATAAATGGATATTGCGTAAATTCAATTTTCATCAAATTCAAATGATACACTTATAAAAATACCAACAAGAACAATCTAATGGCTAATTTATTATCCATTCCTTTAGATCCATCACGGACCCGGACCTTCCGGATGAAATTTTGCCAGAAGCCGCAGTCACCTATTCGATCGTGGAGAATGGATCACAGAGAAATCAAAGAAAGCTCGTCAGCAGCGATGGTTACGAGTATACCAAAAAGGTACTTTaaagttaaaggcccactacctttccgaaacggcttttaatttttaaaatagaaatgtaaaacgagatcaataattttgtagagtcgctgaagttattaactatacgtttactagcacacttatcatcaccttcagaacttttaattagaataaatgaaatgttaattttcataacgcgggtcgttttatgtttcccgccgtcgtcctaaatgccgcgcggtagttgactatcactgcgccagacggcaaaacagcgaaatgaattttcactgttatcgtacattagacaggaaatcttacatatgtttggtgttgtaacctcatcttaagccaccGATATATAtcttcttttgttattaatgtttttaagaaacctataaattttgctccggaaaggtagtggccctttaaagtTGTTAACAgataagttaaaataaaaattaaaaaaaaaaagattaaaaaaaatcaccacgTGTATGCCTGTTGTACACCACATTTAAACTATCTTAATTGTATCTTTTCTTATTTCTTCACAGTGCAGCAAGGGCGATTTCACATACTGGCGTTGTGCAAAGCGCAGCAAATCCGTGAACTGTCCAGCAACTGTTTCACAGAAAGGAGACAACTACAAGGAGAATTCCAGGCAGCATATTCACGGTTCAGACAAAGGAGCATTGAAGAAAGCTATAGTAAGAAAGGAGGTAAGTAATTAAGAAAACCACAGGAGTTCATGcacatatatgtaatataattagATTAAGAATAAATTAAAGACCTTGTTGTCTTCTAAAATAGTATCTCTAGACATTATTAGTGTGTCGAAATTACCGTCATTCTATATCGTCAATACTTAAACTAAGTCAGGAATCGATTCTATTAATTGTAGGTGAAAGCAGCTGCCCGTCGAGACATAACCAAGACAGCACGGCGAATCGTAGAGGATGTGATGTTAGACAATATCGAGGAGGCAGACCACCAACTTCCTAAAGTCAATAACCTACGCAGGATGGCAAATCAAGTCCGAGAAGATCTTCGACCACAAGAACCGAAAGACCTTGACTTTGAGGTGAATGTAATTACAAAATCCATGTAAACTGCAGGGttataatgaattatttccCAAATAACCAAAACTTTGCATTGATATTCCATTAAATACCAATATACAATCAAGCTATAAACACCACATGCGATACgaatatgtataaaatgtatagaATGTGATAACTTGTGTAAAAGTAttattatctatattttatattaggTTGACGTAGAGTTTCTACAATGTGGAGATTTCCTCATCGGAGACCTTCGCGTCGATGACCAGAGACATTTGATTTTTGCCACTCCACAGCAGCTACAGATTTTAAAGCATGCGCGTCGACTTTTCTGTGATGGGACCTTTAAAATTACACCCGAGCCCTTTGTGCAGACTTGGTCTATCCATGCCTTCATTAACAGAGGCGATAGCTACAAGCAGGTCCCGCTCGTATTCTGTTTAATGTCACGCAGAAAGACATCTGATTATGTTGCGGTAAGTAATTTTGAtagtaaaatgtttgtttgtttgtttgattaattaacgtcctattaacagctatggtcatgtaaggacggcctcccatgtatgcggtgtgttgcgtgtatgttgtgcgaggtgcgtgttttgggagaatgcggtatattcatgttgtgtcttcttgtatagtggaactgttgcccttttttagtgctatatcactgaaccatgccaccgaagacaccaagcacaCACACCGCACCCCCAGTACTGTCTATATGTCACTgtcttgtttacctgtatacctgtatattacctGGAATGAGAGGGTGCATGGATGGATGAGCACATTCTTTGTCTATAGGTGTGGGTAGGTACCAGTCGGGTGACTTACCTGGCTGGTCAGctgattgtttttattgattttattggtttatagatataataatgtgtgtttttattggTCAAACTTTCCCTCCAAAATTCTATCTTTGGAGAACTTTCCTTTGTCTGTGGGCAGTTCACAGAGAGAGTTTCATGAGTACAGTTGTGTTCTGGTCTCCCAGATATTTAGTTCAATTTGGATTTGTCTATGAGGAAATTCTTCTACTTCTGTAAGTCTCCTTTTTCTATTTCttactaatattgtatatcctGTGCAATGTTCATAaagtaaacatttatatttctttgccttattttggtaaaattatCAGAATGTGTTTAAAcgatatttttgaataagttgaATTGACTTGAAAGTGTAAAAGCATAAGtatgtatttgaatttaagAGTAATTGTCTATTTATATAGACAATTTGATATAaagtgatatgtatatattgatctATATTATAACCATCAAAGAGATGGAAAATTAGTGTTTTACATGGagatattttattagtttagacatttttgtgatattgtgtattttattcatgtatagGACCCTGGGTCGAAAGATTTAAACCATGTAACAAAGATCGAAGCCTAATTGAGTCGGCCCATAGCCAGgtgtgtatttatataatgtgtatatctTTGTATTTGTATTAGAATATGATGTAAGTAATGCATTGATAGTGTtatatgttgtaatgtctaagtgggtagattatctccccttagactAGAGTAATTTGTTGTATAGTAGTAAAGGGGCGAATTGCCTCCCCCTGATATCATATGGTATAGAGGAgacagattgtctcccctgacTTTAGATCGTAGAGGgaacagattgtctccccttgtatTTATTATAGATATCAATTAGCGTAAAGTATAATTTATGATAGTTGTTCTGGAGTTTATAAATAGATTAACtctgatattaaaatatatattgtgaatCTGATGTTGATATACTGTAGGCTACACAGGGatcttgtatgtatgtatgattaatataaatgttatattactatgtattattgaaatttGTACTTAATGAGTCTTGTTTTATCTTGTTACAGACTCTACGCTTCTACGTTTATACGCTTCTACGTTTATACGTTTATACGCTTCTTCGATTACGCATGTATAGAGACAATAAAACATCATGACGTAGAAGATGGTTGTGTCATCATTTTCTAACAACATATCATCTATATCATCTGGGACCTAACCCACCCCAGcaacaaatgtacatgtatatgtaagttTACTAATAAATTTACTGGTGCTGATGTCGTTTTACTTGCATATTGACCATTATGTGACTTTATGTCAGTTGTAAACATATTATGCGTCGCGCATAACTTTACTATCAATCAGGCATACAGGTACACAATTGTTACACCTTTTTGCTATAAGGTAATTtgcattgtaataaaaaaatacatatatcgaatttattgtgttattcatttataatagacatgtatatttttgaaatatttagagatatttcatattttcgaAATATCTAGAGATATTGCAAGTGATATATACTAAGACAACAATACATCGTtgacttgtatatatatctacatgtagcaAACGTGatgttgatatacatatacGGACAAGAAGGACGGATGGATATAAGAATATGCAACGTGTGTTGACTTGActacaatttatatacatgtattgtcataactacatgtacctaTGATGTCAAGTAATATAATAGCGTTGTCATATAACTAGTGTACTAAATCATAGGTAACCTCAAATGTGTGATACTATCACCAACaacataaattatatgtattattatatgtatatattacaattaGACGACGTGTAATTGTAATAGtagtatacatttgtaatacaCACTTGTATTACgatataattttatgaaatggCCAGTTATGTTATAAACATAGTTTAGTCATATAGAATATACTTGTAAATTTGACAAAACCGTACGAAAACTGAAGTGTAAAACACAATTAAGGTTCTTGGAATATTACGGCTAAACTACTTCAGGCTACATAATGTGCACATTTATCACTGTATTGTTTacgaaatgaaaatgaaaagtaTAGATAATTCTGTGatcatatcttatatagatTTTTCGCTCACAAGACATGCTTTTCTACCTGTAGCTAGGCCCTACGCACAATATTTAACCGTTTACTCGATTAGGTCATGTAGAACGGGTGTCCGTATTTCTCCATTTTACTTGGTTTTTCGCGGAGGCGAAATATGGACACCCGCTATATAAGTGTGGAAGACATATACACAGTTATAATACATCTGTAAAAGCAATACgcaatatacaatatttatgtAGTCCGAGTCTGTATAGGCCGAGTATGTAATGGTCCGAGTTCGCAATGGTCCGACTTTGGTATGGTCCGAGATCTCCCGGAATCATTAAATTAAactgatattattttttatgtttcccaccagacggcaaaacattGAAATACTTGGatttttgtttggtgttgtaacctcatctaaCAATAATGTAGGTCAACGATATAAATTGTCTATGTTAGTATTggttttaagaaacatttacaatgtataataaattatatgaaAGTTTTTCCATTCTGTATAATTTACAATCATATTGTCATATTAACaacattgatgtatttaatACATGTTAAGCGTGAAACTCCGTCATTGTCTTTGCTGACGTCAGCATGCATATGACTTCGACATTTTGCAAGCATAGAAATAAGCAAATCCACGTGTCTTTTGAGATACATATCAAAGTAATAAAACCAGGATAGGTATTTTGTAAGTATCAACAAAGCACTGTCTTGCTTCAAAAGTTGTGTCTACACAACTATAGCCGGCCAAGGAGATTGCAGCCGAGACCTCGCTCATCAGCCACGAAACCAGTATGCATTTAAATTACATGGCTTCAAGATGTTTGTCATAATTGGGCTTATATCGtcggcactttgtatagatgtgtaggatgatttaaaagtaaaattatcgctctttccaacggtagtaaccgtttttatgacgatgtactagaaatgtgttttatagccgctaaaggtagACGGGTTAGACATTTGGAGCCTAAGGTtttccacccttctcgtatatacaatgtagtaccATGTAgattatgatttttatcgttttttaatcaagacctcttaaacgtctaaaatgggcactctggtgggtccatgattatgtaatctgtaactaattctcagatctctGTGTCTACACGTACACCTGGACATTTCTGGATTATTGTAGTATCAcatatttcacttttcatttcaaaatatttt
It encodes:
- the LOC138308105 gene encoding uncharacterized protein, whose protein sequence is MGFNATHVTYGSTEYAIQLNSTFTISSAADDDTSGLITDKTFDANKEINLTASFDVSRQTNDDPSEVIERSITDPDLPDEILPEAAVTYSIVENGSQRNQRKLVSSDGYEYTKKCSKGDFTYWRCAKRSKSVNCPATVSQKGDNYKENSRQHIHGSDKGALKKAIVRKEVKAAARRDITKTARRIVEDVMLDNIEEADHQLPKVNNLRRMANQVREDLRPQEPKDLDFEVNVDVEFLQCGDFLIGDLRVDDQRHLIFATPQQLQILKHARRLFCDGTFKITPEPFVQTWSIHAFINRGDSYKQVPLVFCLMSRRKTSDYVANMILYASTFIRFYVYTFIRFFDYACIETIKHHDVEDGCVIIF